Proteins from a genomic interval of Asticcacaulis sp. AND118:
- a CDS encoding DUF2336 domain-containing protein gives MTDRATAEVSARSGAPDVLDDASRLSPVTLSPITQVRTLLHLMQLNAVAQRQAGGDVSEPPSPLNERLAELIRGLPSDAAQPILDELARADWAEPGLIAALCRLPLPASAALLHSPALRDADLLTLIGVDEDKARLIAARPHLSPELIDALLNTAAATVAIAVLNNRHLRLSETQFETLADRARADIALRAVLTRHPQLTRDAASQLLDVVGPHLRETLLARFDGLYARQFRAPQPADGAQTLHRLQQGDFRAFRQGLSRLTGLPLPVVDTALHQDSAVPLVLLLTAAGIDRATFPNILAQVQTLNSGHPRINARHLAFVRGLFDLDASEARQRLMAIYSR, from the coding sequence GTGACTGACCGCGCCACCGCCGAGGTGAGCGCGCGGAGCGGTGCGCCTGATGTTTTGGATGATGCCAGCCGCCTCAGCCCAGTCACGCTTAGTCCAATCACGCAGGTCCGCACGCTTCTGCACCTGATGCAGTTGAACGCCGTGGCGCAGCGTCAGGCCGGTGGCGACGTCAGCGAACCCCCTTCCCCGCTGAACGAACGGCTGGCCGAGCTGATCCGCGGCCTGCCGTCCGATGCCGCCCAGCCGATCCTCGATGAACTGGCTCGCGCCGACTGGGCCGAACCCGGCCTGATCGCCGCCCTGTGCCGCCTGCCCCTGCCCGCTTCAGCCGCGTTGCTGCACTCACCGGCCTTGCGCGACGCCGACCTTCTGACCCTGATCGGCGTCGATGAAGATAAGGCCCGCCTGATCGCCGCCCGCCCGCATCTGAGTCCCGAACTCATCGACGCCCTGCTGAACACCGCCGCCGCGACGGTCGCCATCGCCGTGCTCAATAACCGGCACCTGCGCCTCAGCGAGACGCAGTTCGAGACTCTGGCCGACCGCGCCCGTGCCGACATCGCTCTGCGCGCCGTGCTGACGCGGCATCCGCAACTGACGCGCGACGCGGCGTCCCAACTGCTCGATGTGGTCGGGCCGCACCTGCGCGAGACGCTTCTGGCGCGCTTCGACGGCCTGTATGCCCGGCAATTCCGTGCGCCCCAGCCGGCCGACGGGGCGCAGACCCTCCACCGCCTGCAACAGGGCGACTTCCGCGCCTTCCGTCAGGGCCTGTCGCGCCTGACCGGATTGCCGCTGCCGGTCGTCGATACCGCCCTGCATCAGGACTCCGCCGTGCCGCTCGTCCTGCTGCTGACCGCCGCCGGCATCGACCGCGCCACCTTCCCGAACATTCTGGCTCAGGTTCAAACCCTGAACAGCGGTCACCCGCGCATCAACGCACGTCATCTGGCCTTCGTACGCGGCCTGTTCGACCTCGATGCCTCGGAGGCGCGACAAAGGCTCATGGCCATCTATTCTCGCTGA
- a CDS encoding neutral zinc metallopeptidase has protein sequence MVDWEGGRRGGVEDRRGLGGGALIGGGGIGAVVIALVGYFVFGIDPQVLLSQTSQVSGAASGPVAAGACPEGDKACDFADVMHTSANDVWASAIQGYEPSTIVLYTQGTQTGCGMGQSAMGPFYCPADRRVYLDLDFARTLEQQLGASGDFALAYVIGHEVGHHVQNLTGVSGEVHQAQQRLSESGSNALSVKLELQADCYAGVWARRSDTQYHWLQTGDLEEAINAASAVGDDTLQKRGGGSVVPDSFTHGTSKERMFWFNTGYAAGDPNACDTFSKA, from the coding sequence ATGGTCGATTGGGAAGGCGGACGCCGCGGCGGGGTCGAGGACCGCAGAGGGCTTGGCGGCGGGGCGCTGATCGGCGGCGGCGGCATCGGCGCGGTGGTCATCGCGCTGGTCGGCTACTTCGTCTTCGGCATCGACCCTCAGGTCCTGCTCAGCCAGACCTCTCAGGTGTCCGGCGCGGCCTCCGGACCCGTGGCCGCCGGCGCCTGCCCCGAAGGCGACAAGGCCTGCGACTTCGCCGACGTGATGCACACCTCGGCCAACGACGTGTGGGCCTCGGCCATTCAGGGCTATGAGCCCTCGACTATCGTTCTCTACACGCAGGGCACGCAGACGGGCTGCGGCATGGGGCAATCGGCCATGGGGCCCTTCTATTGCCCGGCGGATCGTCGCGTCTATCTCGACCTCGACTTCGCGCGCACGCTGGAACAGCAACTGGGCGCATCGGGCGACTTCGCGCTGGCCTACGTCATCGGCCACGAGGTCGGCCACCACGTGCAGAACCTCACCGGCGTGTCGGGCGAAGTGCATCAGGCCCAGCAGCGCCTGAGCGAATCCGGCTCCAACGCCCTGTCGGTCAAGCTGGAGCTACAGGCCGACTGCTATGCCGGCGTGTGGGCCAGGCGTTCGGACACCCAGTATCACTGGTTGCAGACGGGCGATCTGGAAGAAGCCATCAATGCCGCTTCGGCGGTCGGCGACGATACGCTGCAAAAGCGCGGCGGCGGTTCGGTCGTGCCGGATTCCTTCACGCACGGCACCTCGAAGGAACGGATGTTCTGGTTCAACACCGGCTATGCCGCCGGCGATCCGAATGCCTGCGACACGTTTTCGAAGGCTTGA
- a CDS encoding TetR/AcrR family transcriptional regulator, which yields MPPKPHTAPTDPEHACGLKAVAKRLGIRERAKALRPGQILEAARDEFCQRGFSATRLEDIAKRAGISKALIYVYYPTKTDLFIAVARHVTDPIKGAGFVLDPDRAAEAQLRHEHEQFYANLLQDEHTLGILRLIISESHRVPEIGQFYALELIGGEIEGLRALIRHGIERGEFAPDALARLAGIEDIVIAPGIMIMLTQIIGGSTPYDLKKWSQAHWDMVMALLKAG from the coding sequence ATGCCACCAAAACCCCACACCGCGCCAACTGATCCTGAACACGCCTGCGGCCTGAAAGCCGTCGCCAAGCGGCTGGGCATACGCGAACGCGCCAAGGCGCTGCGACCGGGCCAGATACTGGAGGCGGCGCGCGACGAATTCTGTCAGCGGGGATTTTCGGCGACGCGGCTGGAGGACATCGCCAAACGCGCCGGCATCTCCAAGGCGCTGATCTACGTCTATTATCCGACCAAGACCGATCTGTTTATTGCTGTCGCCCGCCATGTCACCGACCCCATCAAAGGCGCAGGCTTCGTGCTCGACCCTGATCGCGCCGCCGAAGCGCAGTTGCGCCATGAGCACGAGCAGTTCTACGCCAACCTGCTTCAGGATGAACATACGCTCGGCATTCTCAGACTGATCATTTCCGAAAGCCACCGCGTGCCGGAAATCGGTCAATTTTATGCGCTTGAGCTGATCGGCGGCGAAATTGAAGGGCTGCGCGCCCTCATCCGTCATGGCATCGAGCGCGGGGAATTCGCCCCCGACGCCCTGGCGCGGCTGGCCGGCATCGAGGACATCGTCATTGCGCCCGGCATCATGATCATGCTGACCCAGATCATCGGCGGCAGCACCCCTTACGACCTGAAAAAATGGTCACAAGCGCACTGGGACATGGTGATGGCGCTTCTGAAGGCGGGATGA
- a CDS encoding efflux RND transporter periplasmic adaptor subunit has product MRSVFVAPYIFTGFKRSASLVVMTGFVALSASLAACSGGQKAETDDKAPAQGALVEAAAAGESVAPLVVSGSGTVGAWQEAPIGAEVGGLTATAVLADEGQYVQQGQPLLKMNDAVLRAQLQQAQAGIQSARAQAVEAQRAYQRYKELFDKGYASQAALDQREASFKTAQAQVATAEATAAQAQTQLSQTVVRAPVSGLITSRTAVAGQIVGAGTELFRIVRDNRIEMNMEVVETELSAVKAGMSATVTGETGQSVTGTVRVVTPVVDQQTRLGYARISIPANAGFKPGQFARASITVGDQNVVTIPQKAVVYQQNQPVAFVLGANNKVTARKLTTGALVGQNIVVAQGVTPGEKVVTSGAGFLVDGDTVRIGKAAGGKQ; this is encoded by the coding sequence ATGCGCTCCGTTTTCGTTGCTCCTTATATTTTCACGGGTTTCAAACGTTCGGCTTCTCTTGTGGTCATGACGGGCTTTGTGGCGCTTTCCGCGTCTTTGGCCGCCTGCTCCGGCGGGCAGAAGGCGGAGACGGACGACAAGGCCCCCGCCCAAGGCGCTCTGGTCGAGGCGGCGGCGGCCGGTGAAAGCGTCGCGCCTCTGGTGGTGTCGGGCTCCGGCACGGTCGGGGCGTGGCAGGAAGCGCCCATCGGGGCCGAGGTCGGCGGTCTGACGGCGACCGCCGTGCTGGCCGACGAAGGCCAGTACGTGCAGCAGGGCCAGCCGCTTCTGAAGATGAACGACGCCGTGCTGCGCGCCCAGCTCCAGCAGGCGCAGGCGGGCATCCAGAGCGCCAGGGCGCAGGCCGTCGAGGCTCAGCGCGCTTATCAACGCTATAAGGAACTGTTCGACAAGGGCTATGCCTCGCAGGCGGCGCTGGATCAGCGGGAGGCGTCTTTCAAGACGGCGCAGGCTCAGGTCGCTACCGCCGAAGCCACGGCGGCGCAGGCCCAGACGCAACTGAGCCAGACCGTGGTGCGCGCGCCGGTGTCCGGCCTGATCACCTCGCGCACCGCCGTGGCGGGTCAGATCGTCGGGGCGGGCACCGAGCTTTTCCGCATCGTGCGCGACAACCGCATCGAAATGAACATGGAAGTGGTCGAGACCGAACTGAGCGCGGTCAAGGCCGGGATGAGCGCCACGGTGACCGGTGAGACGGGTCAGAGCGTCACCGGCACGGTCCGCGTGGTCACGCCGGTGGTCGATCAGCAGACGCGGCTGGGCTATGCGCGCATCAGCATCCCCGCCAATGCCGGCTTCAAGCCGGGGCAGTTCGCCCGCGCCTCGATCACCGTCGGCGACCAGAACGTCGTGACCATTCCGCAAAAGGCCGTCGTCTATCAGCAGAACCAGCCGGTGGCCTTCGTGCTGGGCGCCAATAACAAGGTGACGGCGCGCAAGCTGACGACCGGCGCGCTGGTCGGTCAGAACATCGTCGTGGCGCAGGGCGTGACCCCGGGCGAAAAGGTCGTCACCTCCGGCGCGGGCTTCCTGGTCGATGGCGACACGGTGCGTATCGGCAAGGCCGCTGGCGGGAAGCAATAG
- a CDS encoding efflux RND transporter permease subunit: MSQPPATPTRATISSWSIRNPIPTILFFIVMTIVGIQAYSALRINNFPDIDLPVVTATYIQSGAAPAELETQVTRRVEDAVSGIGSVKHITSYVNDGVSTTAIEFQLGVNLEKATNDVRNAVAQIRSDLPADVEDPIIQREEASGEALINYIIRGDGMNPEQLSWFVDNEIEKKILANKGVAKVDRYGGADREIRIQLNPALLAGQGITAAEVSNQLRAINVNLPGGRLEVGGSEQSIRTLGNAPSVDALRETRINLQSGGSVRLGDLGQVIDTWAEPRSRARFDGNEVVGFGVFRSIGSSEVDVAEAVRKTMAEVAKTHPNVVIKEVTSSVDAVNESFLASMETLLIGAALAVFVVWLFLRDLRATFVSAMAMPMSLLPTFFVMWIMNDSFNVVSLLALSLTIGILVDDAIVEIENIVRHIRDGKKPYEAAIEAADEIGLAVVATTATIIAVFAPVGFMPGIVGQFFKSFALAACVSVFFSLVVARTLTPLMGAYIMRAQKGKVHGDPFWMKDYLKILEWGLHAPLSWRGVFLTLGLGVGLVLAVAGGAELLMQGKGLITLGVGIALIGAGVFLGLLSGSNPVRARWPLLGLMLGLILLAVMNAAGPFMPPPPNAPPVAAEASKTGAYIGAAIGFAIFALLAFGVWRLFRKHGGEALTMRWGVLGLGIGFFVLSMFVATKLPGEFIPVGDVGRSFLKIELPPGSRLDETDAVVDSLMEDLKKRPEVRSTFAWIDLRDATIIVNLVPRHDRKLTQQEFEADFNAAAKRYPGVRTSFGTEGGGGGAVSFTLVSDNPEDLERASRELERQMRGLKELQNVSSASNLARPEVIVTPKADQAALLGVSAQAISQAARVATVGDFDQILAKYNVGDRQIPIRVLLDTEARTDLGNLADLKVPTNTGTAVPLSSVADIHFGSGPIQITRIDRSRSATVKGDLPVGVPGGVAQAAVRNLPIMKNLPVGTQELVTGEQEAQAEMGAGFGMAIVTGVMLMYVVLVLLFRSFTIPITILTALPLSFGGAFFLLLVSGSSLSMPALIGLIMLMGIAAKNSILLVEYALEAIKDGKSRHEALMDAAHKRARPIIMTTVAMGAGMLPIAVGWGADVAFRQPMAIAVIGGIITSTLLSLLFVPVAYTLVDDFAKFLGRHTNRFFRPEKEEEPQRILE, encoded by the coding sequence ATGAGCCAGCCACCCGCCACGCCGACGCGCGCGACCATTTCTTCGTGGTCGATCCGCAACCCGATTCCGACCATCCTGTTCTTCATCGTCATGACGATCGTGGGGATTCAGGCCTATAGCGCCCTGCGCATCAACAACTTCCCCGACATCGACCTGCCGGTGGTCACCGCCACCTATATCCAGTCGGGGGCCGCCCCGGCGGAACTGGAAACCCAGGTCACGCGCCGCGTCGAAGATGCGGTGTCCGGTATCGGCTCGGTCAAGCACATCACCTCCTACGTCAATGACGGGGTGTCGACGACCGCCATCGAATTCCAGTTGGGGGTCAATCTCGAAAAGGCGACCAACGACGTGCGCAACGCCGTGGCGCAGATCCGTTCGGACCTGCCCGCCGACGTTGAGGACCCGATCATCCAGCGCGAGGAAGCCTCAGGCGAGGCGCTGATCAACTACATCATCCGCGGCGACGGCATGAATCCGGAGCAGCTCTCGTGGTTCGTCGATAACGAAATCGAGAAGAAGATCCTCGCCAACAAGGGCGTGGCCAAGGTCGACCGCTATGGCGGGGCCGACCGTGAAATCCGCATCCAGCTCAACCCGGCGCTGCTGGCCGGGCAGGGGATCACCGCTGCCGAAGTGTCGAACCAGTTGCGCGCCATCAATGTCAATCTGCCCGGCGGGCGGCTTGAGGTCGGCGGCTCGGAACAGTCGATCCGCACGCTGGGCAACGCGCCGTCGGTGGACGCCCTGCGCGAGACCCGCATCAACCTGCAAAGCGGCGGTTCGGTGCGCCTGGGCGATCTGGGGCAGGTCATCGACACCTGGGCCGAGCCGCGCTCGCGCGCCCGCTTCGACGGCAACGAAGTGGTGGGCTTCGGCGTCTTCCGCTCCATCGGCTCGTCGGAAGTCGACGTCGCCGAAGCCGTGCGCAAGACGATGGCCGAGGTCGCCAAGACCCATCCTAACGTCGTGATCAAGGAAGTGACCTCGTCGGTGGACGCGGTCAATGAGAGCTTCCTCGCCTCGATGGAGACCCTGCTGATCGGGGCGGCGCTGGCCGTTTTCGTGGTGTGGCTGTTCCTCAGGGACCTGCGGGCGACCTTCGTTTCGGCCATGGCCATGCCGATGTCGCTGCTGCCGACCTTCTTCGTCATGTGGATCATGAACGACTCGTTCAACGTGGTGTCGTTGCTGGCCCTGTCGCTGACCATCGGCATTCTGGTCGACGACGCCATCGTGGAAATCGAAAACATCGTCAGACACATACGCGACGGCAAAAAACCTTACGAGGCCGCTATCGAAGCCGCCGACGAGATCGGTCTGGCAGTGGTCGCAACGACCGCCACCATCATCGCCGTCTTTGCGCCGGTGGGCTTCATGCCGGGCATAGTGGGGCAGTTCTTCAAAAGCTTCGCACTGGCCGCCTGCGTCTCGGTCTTCTTCTCGCTGGTCGTGGCGCGGACCCTGACCCCGCTGATGGGCGCGTACATCATGCGCGCCCAGAAGGGCAAGGTGCACGGCGACCCCTTCTGGATGAAGGACTATCTGAAAATCCTCGAATGGGGTCTGCACGCGCCGCTGAGTTGGCGCGGCGTCTTCCTGACGCTCGGTCTGGGCGTCGGCCTGGTGCTGGCCGTCGCCGGCGGCGCGGAACTGCTGATGCAGGGCAAGGGCCTGATCACCCTGGGGGTCGGGATTGCGCTGATCGGGGCCGGGGTGTTTCTGGGTCTGCTCAGCGGCAGTAATCCCGTCCGCGCGCGCTGGCCGTTGCTGGGGCTGATGCTGGGTCTGATCCTGCTGGCGGTGATGAACGCCGCCGGGCCCTTCATGCCTCCGCCGCCCAATGCCCCGCCGGTCGCCGCCGAAGCGTCGAAAACCGGGGCCTATATCGGCGCGGCCATCGGCTTTGCCATCTTCGCCCTGCTGGCCTTCGGCGTGTGGCGCCTGTTCCGCAAGCACGGCGGCGAAGCCCTGACCATGCGCTGGGGTGTGCTGGGCCTCGGAATCGGCTTCTTCGTCCTGTCGATGTTCGTCGCCACCAAGCTGCCGGGCGAGTTCATCCCCGTGGGCGATGTCGGCCGCTCCTTCCTCAAGATCGAACTGCCGCCCGGTTCGCGCCTCGACGAGACCGACGCCGTCGTCGATTCGCTGATGGAGGATTTGAAGAAACGCCCCGAAGTGCGCAGCACCTTCGCGTGGATCGACCTTCGCGACGCCACCATCATCGTCAACCTTGTCCCCCGTCACGATCGCAAGCTGACGCAACAGGAGTTCGAGGCCGACTTCAACGCTGCGGCCAAGCGCTATCCCGGCGTGCGCACCTCCTTCGGCACTGAAGGCGGCGGGGGCGGGGCGGTCAGCTTCACCCTCGTGTCGGACAATCCCGAAGACCTGGAGCGCGCCTCGCGCGAGCTTGAGCGTCAGATGCGCGGCCTGAAGGAGCTTCAGAACGTCTCATCGGCCTCGAACCTTGCGCGTCCCGAAGTCATCGTGACGCCCAAGGCCGATCAGGCGGCGCTGCTGGGCGTCTCGGCTCAGGCGATTTCGCAGGCGGCACGCGTGGCGACAGTCGGCGATTTCGACCAGATCCTCGCCAAGTACAATGTCGGCGACCGGCAAATCCCGATCCGCGTCCTGCTCGATACCGAGGCCCGGACCGATCTCGGCAACCTGGCCGACCTCAAGGTGCCGACCAATACCGGGACCGCGGTGCCGCTGTCGTCCGTGGCCGATATCCACTTCGGTTCCGGCCCGATCCAGATCACCCGTATCGACCGCTCACGCAGTGCCACGGTGAAGGGCGACCTGCCCGTCGGCGTGCCGGGTGGCGTGGCGCAGGCCGCCGTGCGCAACCTGCCGATTATGAAGAACCTGCCCGTCGGAACCCAGGAACTGGTCACCGGCGAACAGGAGGCGCAGGCGGAAATGGGCGCGGGCTTCGGCATGGCCATCGTCACCGGCGTCATGCTGATGTACGTGGTGCTGGTGCTGCTGTTCCGCAGCTTCACCATCCCCATCACCATCCTGACGGCGTTGCCGCTCAGCTTCGGCGGGGCCTTCTTCCTGCTGCTGGTGTCGGGCAGTTCGCTGTCCATGCCGGCGTTGATCGGCCTCATCATGCTGATGGGCATTGCGGCGAAAAACTCGATCCTTTTGGTCGAATACGCGCTGGAAGCTATCAAGGATGGCAAGTCGCGGCACGAGGCCCTGATGGACGCCGCCCATAAACGGGCGCGGCCGATCATCATGACCACCGTGGCCATGGGGGCGGGGATGCTGCCCATCGCCGTGGGCTGGGGGGCGGACGTCGCCTTCCGTCAGCCGATGGCCATTGCGGTGATCGGCGGGATTATCACCTCGACCCTGCTGTCGCTGCTGTTCGTGCCGGTGGCCTATACGCTGGTGGACGACTTCGCCAAATTCCTGGGGCGGCATACCAACCGGTTCTTCCGTCCGGAGAAGGAAGAGGAACCGCAGAGGATCTTGGAGTAG
- the aroB gene encoding 3-dehydroquinate synthase — protein MTTIPVSGGDFRPYDVEVGAGLISSAGTRVLPFLKNRRTLIVTDTHVGPLHAVRLKEVLEAEGIAAQILTLPAGEETKSWEGLKDLTDGMVDAGLDRKDVVIALGGGVIGDLTGFGASVYMRGIDFVQIPTTLLAQVDSSVGGKTAIDHPKGKNLIGAFHQPRLVLCDLDVLGTLPAREIRCGYAEVIKYGLLGDKAFFEWLEANDQAVLALEPAAIEHAVARSVEMKAEIVAADEREGGQRALLNLGHTFGHALEAELGFGDALLHGEAVAIGMGMAFRYSARAGLCSQADADRAVAAIARSGLPTQMNHIRNAAFDADTLIRHMGHDKKAEGGKLVFVLVKAIGEAFVAKDVPAASIREFLIADGATG, from the coding sequence ATGACCACCATTCCTGTTTCCGGTGGCGATTTCCGCCCTTACGACGTCGAAGTCGGCGCCGGCCTGATCTCTTCGGCGGGTACGCGCGTCCTGCCGTTTCTGAAAAACCGCCGCACCCTGATCGTCACCGACACGCATGTCGGCCCGCTGCACGCCGTACGTCTGAAAGAGGTGCTGGAGGCCGAGGGCATCGCCGCGCAGATACTGACCCTGCCCGCGGGCGAAGAGACCAAGTCGTGGGAGGGCCTGAAAGACCTGACCGACGGCATGGTCGATGCCGGGCTGGACCGCAAGGACGTGGTCATCGCCCTGGGCGGCGGCGTCATCGGCGACCTGACCGGCTTCGGGGCCTCGGTCTATATGCGCGGCATCGACTTCGTGCAGATCCCGACCACGCTTCTGGCGCAGGTCGATTCCAGCGTCGGCGGAAAGACGGCCATCGACCACCCCAAGGGCAAGAACCTGATCGGGGCCTTCCATCAGCCGCGTCTGGTCCTGTGCGATCTGGATGTGCTGGGCACCCTGCCCGCGCGCGAAATCCGCTGCGGCTATGCCGAGGTGATCAAGTACGGCCTGCTGGGCGACAAGGCGTTTTTCGAGTGGCTGGAGGCCAACGATCAGGCCGTTCTGGCGCTGGAGCCCGCCGCCATCGAGCACGCGGTTGCCCGCAGCGTCGAGATGAAGGCAGAGATCGTCGCCGCCGACGAGCGCGAAGGCGGTCAGCGCGCCCTGCTCAATCTGGGGCATACCTTCGGTCACGCGCTGGAGGCCGAACTGGGCTTCGGCGACGCCCTGCTGCACGGCGAAGCCGTGGCCATCGGCATGGGCATGGCCTTCCGTTATTCGGCGCGCGCGGGCCTGTGTTCGCAGGCCGACGCCGACCGTGCCGTAGCCGCCATCGCCAGGTCCGGCCTGCCGACGCAGATGAACCATATCCGCAATGCGGCCTTCGATGCCGACACGCTGATCCGCCACATGGGCCACGACAAGAAGGCCGAGGGCGGCAAACTGGTCTTCGTGCTGGTCAAGGCGATTGGCGAAGCGTTTGTGGCCAAGGACGTGCCGGCGGCTTCGATCCGCGAGTTCCTGATCGCCGATGGCGCGACAGGGTAA
- a CDS encoding shikimate kinase → MPETSTQTEPRLILPRPVALVGLMGVGKTTVGRRLADALAVPFRDADEEIEKAAGLSVADIFAAFGEAGFRDGEQKVISRLLDDGPQILATGGGAFVQPTTHDAIRQKAITVWLKTDLRVIARRVANRNHRPLLRDRDPMEVLREHEKNRYPFYAKADITVDTGDQSHAKSVELVLSALQAFLDKN, encoded by the coding sequence GTGCCTGAGACCTCGACACAGACTGAGCCCCGCCTGATCCTGCCGCGCCCGGTGGCGCTGGTGGGCCTGATGGGCGTGGGCAAGACCACGGTCGGGCGGCGTCTGGCCGACGCACTGGCCGTGCCCTTCCGCGACGCCGACGAAGAGATCGAAAAGGCCGCGGGCCTCAGCGTCGCCGACATCTTCGCTGCTTTTGGTGAAGCCGGTTTCCGCGATGGCGAACAGAAGGTTATTTCGCGCCTGCTCGATGACGGTCCGCAGATACTGGCGACAGGCGGCGGGGCCTTCGTGCAGCCGACGACGCATGACGCCATCCGCCAGAAGGCCATCACCGTGTGGCTTAAGACCGATTTGCGCGTCATTGCGCGGCGCGTTGCCAACCGCAACCACCGCCCGCTGCTGCGCGACCGCGACCCGATGGAGGTGCTGCGCGAACACGAAAAGAACCGCTACCCTTTCTATGCCAAGGCCGACATTACGGTCGACACCGGCGATCAGTCGCACGCCAAAAGCGTCGAACTGGTGCTGAGTGCGTTGCAAGCTTTTCTGGACAAAAACTGA
- a CDS encoding site-specific tyrosine recombinase, producing MSPDPLTSFFQMLSVERNASPRTREAYGQDLLDLQTHAGVNADGLLKLGETDIAGFFTALDARGLASSTLQRKRSAVRQFYRFCVLEGLIEADPSRKIAAPKKGRPLPKILSRAEVDALIAAADAKDAHQAIRLQCLIEIAYASGMRVSEIVALRLDAVQKDPAFLIVKGKGGAERLVPLNPSARMAIKDYLDIRPLFLGAKDKANPYLFCSRGAEGHLTRRRVGQLLDEAAIEAGIDPARVSPHVLRHAFATHLLEGGADLRVVQTLLGHADISTTQVYTHVATERLKEIVETHHPLSRKRAG from the coding sequence ATGTCCCCCGATCCGCTCACCTCTTTTTTCCAGATGCTCAGCGTCGAACGCAATGCCTCGCCGCGCACGCGCGAGGCCTACGGGCAGGACCTGCTCGACCTGCAAACCCATGCGGGCGTGAATGCCGACGGGCTGCTGAAACTGGGGGAAACCGACATAGCCGGATTTTTCACCGCGCTGGATGCGCGCGGGCTGGCCTCTTCGACGCTTCAGCGCAAACGCTCCGCCGTGCGGCAGTTCTATCGCTTTTGCGTGCTGGAAGGTCTCATCGAGGCCGACCCCAGCCGCAAGATCGCCGCGCCTAAAAAGGGCCGGCCGCTGCCGAAAATTCTCAGCCGCGCCGAGGTGGACGCGCTGATCGCCGCCGCCGATGCCAAGGACGCGCATCAGGCCATCCGGCTGCAATGCCTGATCGAAATCGCCTATGCGTCGGGGATGCGCGTGTCGGAGATCGTGGCCTTGCGCCTCGACGCCGTGCAGAAAGACCCGGCCTTCCTGATCGTCAAGGGCAAGGGCGGGGCCGAGCGTCTGGTGCCGCTCAACCCGTCGGCGCGGATGGCCATCAAGGACTATCTCGATATCCGGCCGTTGTTTCTGGGGGCGAAGGACAAGGCCAATCCCTACCTCTTCTGCTCGCGCGGGGCCGAAGGACACCTGACGCGCCGCCGCGTGGGGCAGTTGCTGGACGAAGCGGCCATCGAGGCCGGGATCGACCCGGCGCGCGTGTCGCCCCACGTGCTGCGCCACGCCTTCGCCACCCATCTGCTCGAAGGCGGGGCTGATCTGCGCGTCGTGCAGACACTTCTGGGCCATGCCGATATTTCGACCACCCAAGTCTATACCCACGTCGCCACCGAGCGGCTGAAAGAGATCGTCGAAACCCACCACCCGTTGTCGCGAAAGCGGGCCGGTTAA
- a CDS encoding acetyl-CoA carboxylase carboxyltransferase subunit alpha yields MMRHYLEFERPIADLEAKIEELSALSSSGGANLDAEIRALRERTQVLIKETYDRLEPWQKTMVARHPERPHLVDYLNDLIEDFVELRGDRKFGDDQAIVGGLGRFRGRSVVVMGHEKGHDTNSRLRHNFGMARPEGYRKAVRLMDMAEQYGLPVITFVDTAGAYPGIGAEERGQAEAIARSTERGLTLKVPFISTVTGEGGSGGAIALAAANRVLILEHSIYSVISPEGAASILWRDGSRAKDAADQMKITAPDLLKLGIVDRIIEEPAGGAHADRDAAIKKVGDVVESELQALDYLSPDQLVAQRAERFYKIGQMGLV; encoded by the coding sequence ATCATGCGCCATTATCTCGAATTCGAACGTCCGATCGCCGATCTGGAAGCCAAGATCGAGGAGTTGTCGGCCCTGTCGTCTTCGGGGGGCGCCAATCTCGACGCCGAAATCCGCGCCCTGCGCGAGCGCACCCAGGTCCTGATCAAGGAAACCTACGACCGTCTTGAGCCGTGGCAGAAGACCATGGTCGCCCGCCACCCGGAGCGTCCGCATCTGGTCGATTATCTCAACGATCTGATCGAAGATTTCGTGGAACTGCGCGGCGATCGTAAATTCGGCGACGATCAGGCCATTGTCGGCGGTCTGGGCCGGTTCCGCGGCCGTTCGGTCGTCGTCATGGGCCATGAGAAGGGCCACGACACCAATTCGCGCCTGCGCCACAATTTCGGCATGGCCCGCCCGGAAGGCTACCGCAAGGCGGTGCGCCTGATGGATATGGCCGAACAGTACGGCCTGCCGGTCATCACCTTTGTCGATACCGCCGGGGCCTATCCGGGCATCGGCGCCGAGGAACGCGGTCAGGCTGAGGCCATTGCGCGCTCGACCGAACGCGGCCTGACGCTGAAGGTGCCGTTTATCTCGACCGTGACGGGCGAGGGCGGTTCGGGCGGAGCCATCGCGCTGGCCGCCGCCAACCGCGTGCTGATCCTTGAGCACTCCATCTATTCGGTCATTTCGCCGGAAGGCGCGGCCTCGATCCTGTGGCGCGACGGCTCGCGCGCCAAGGACGCCGCCGACCAGATGAAGATCACTGCGCCCGACCTGCTGAAACTCGGCATCGTCGATCGCATTATCGAAGAGCCGGCGGGCGGCGCCCACGCCGACCGCGACGCGGCGATCAAAAAGGTCGGCGACGTGGTCGAAAGCGAGCTTCAGGCGCTGGATTACCTCTCGCCCGATCAACTGGTGGCCCAGCGCGCCGAGCGCTTCTACAAGATCGGCCAGATGGGACTGGTTTAA